One Alnus glutinosa chromosome 3, dhAlnGlut1.1, whole genome shotgun sequence genomic region harbors:
- the LOC133863163 gene encoding uncharacterized protein LOC133863163 produces the protein MAKHERWERSNRLSLMFMQSHIAKGIRGSIPECSKAKDFLKAVEAQFVSSTKAMASTLMKRLSSQAFDSSKSVCEHIMEMRDIAAQLKSLEVEIFESFLVHLVLNSLPPQYGPFKISYNTHKDNWSINELLTMCVQEEERLKHEKPESAHLVARAKAKTKKGKAAHHSKKGNKVSFKGISQNKEANKKSATCLLGK, from the exons ATGGCTAAACATGAAAGGTGGGAGCGATCCAATCGCCTCAGCTTAATGTTTATGCAATCTCACATTGCCAAAGGCATTAGGGGTTCTATCCCTGAATGTTCTAAGGCTaaggattttttgaaagccGTTGAAGCACAGTTTGTGAGTTCAACTAAAGCCATGGCCAGCACTCTTATGAAGAGACTATCAAGTCAAGCCTTCGATAGTTCCAAAAGTGTGTGTGAGCATATCATGGAAATGAGGGATATAGCAGCTCAATTAAAGTCCCTTGAGGTTGAGATTTTCGAATCCTTCTTGGTCCATTTGGTTCTCaactctcttcctcctcagtATGGTCCCTTTAAGATTTCATacaacacacataaggataactgGTCAATTAATGAACTCttgaccatgtgtgttcaagaggaagagagattgaAACACGAGAAACCAGAAAGTGCTCACTTGGTTGCTCGTGCTAAAGCAAAGACTAAGAAAGGCAAGGCTGCCCACCACTCCAAGAAAGGAAACAAGGTGTCATTCAAAG GGATTTCTCAAAACAAGGAAGCCAATAAGAAGAGTGCAACGTGTTTACTCgggaaataa